The window TACCCAGACTGCTCCTGCCTGGGGCAATATAGACAAAGGATCTAACTCCACCTAGACCACTTAAATTGAACATTACAGATGGAATTCACCTACATTAGATTATTTTTACAACTTTAACCAGAAATAAGCTCTTCTGGTTGGGTGGGATTCTGCCCCAAATTGGGGAGAATGTCTTATTGTCAGCCCTGTTTTTCATTAAGGACTGGTCtttgaggaaataaaaaagaggaaaaaaccctctACTAATAACTAACTACTAAcatttggttattaataataaaaagagggTCTGTATAtaaaattggttattaatataaaaagaaaataatcatttttttcctcaagacATTCTGTCTTCCATCAAGGCATGACATTTATTCAAATGGCAATAGTGATTGATGTAAAGGATGCTCTTCAAGCCTTTTTCACTCAGGTGGGTTTTCTTGAAGCAGTTAAGTAGTAGGTAAGATGCTGGGCAGGGAATcagaaagaattgagttcaaagctgccctcagatatttacaagctgtgtgaccctgagtaagtcacctgtttgtctcagtttttcaaactgtaaaatggagataataacagcatctacctcatgggattgtagggatcaaatgagatatttgtaaagcactctgcatagtacctggcacacagtaagtgttatttacatgcttattccttccctccatctcctgTATAAGAAAGGAGTTCATAAAGTTTCCCtgtaattttaattttgaaacaCCTTCCATAGTGGTTATGTATAGCAGCAGAGAAAGGGAAGTTCTTGGAACTCccacttccttctctccactacACAGAGTTCTGATCTGGATATATCTGATCAATACACGTGTACTGATTCTTCTAAAACAAAGGTTCTTAATTTCAGTTTCATGATTTGTTTAAAAAAGTATTCTGATAACTAtatatcaatataattggtttcctttgtaatcccctTGTTTTATGCATATAAAATGATTATTATGAGAAGAggtcataggcttcaccagactgataAAGGGGACTATTACATAAAAATAGTTAAGAACCCCATCTTAACAGAAGAAATAGCAGCAAGAGGGTATCCACTATTATCCAGTGATGGCTCAGGAATATGGGCAGGAAGGGAACTGAAAGACAATATAATGGATGTTACAGGGTTGGGGAATGATAACTTTGGCTATTCTCACCTACTAATGGAAAACTCCTTTTGCATCCACAGTGAGATGTTTGAGGGAAGTCCCAGCAGGGATGTCCTGCTCCAGTTGCGATGTCACTTTACATGGGATTTATCAAGAGGGGACCTTGACTTACCTGATTTAGAGAACAGAATTGTGCAGGAGATTGAATTTCTGGACACAAAATTCAATGTGGGAATACATAGCACACTGGCCTACGTAAAGCACCTGAAAAGACAAAATGAGGAAGCCCTGGAAAGTTTGAGAAAAGCAGAAGAATTAATCCAACGGGACCACACTGAACAAGCAGAAATACAAAGCCTCGTGGCCTGGGGAAACTATGCCTGGATCTATTATCACATGGGCAGACTCCCAGAAGCTCAGACTTACCTGGACAAGGTAGAAGCAAGTTGCAAAAAGCTTTCAAGTCCCTCCCGCTATAGTGTGGAGCTTCCAGAAATCGACTGTGAAGAGGGGTGGGCCTTGCTCAAGTTTGGAGGGAGGTATTATGAAAGGGCCAAAGTCTGCTTCCAAAAGGCCCTGCAATTAAAGCCAGACAACCCTGCCTTTGTCACTGGGTTTGCAATCGCAGTGTATCGTCTGGATGAATTTTTCCGAGGAGATCCTCGCAGTGTTTCTCTGGAACCACTACGCCAGGCAGTCATGCTCCATCCAGAAGATACTTATATTAAGGCTCTCCTTGCCCTGAAACTTCAAGACCAAAAtcaagaggaggaaggagaaaggtacATGCAAGAGGCTTTAAGTGCCATGTCATCCCGCCCCTATGTCCTTCGCTATGCAGCCAAATTTTACCGAATAAAAGGCTCACTGGAGAAAGCTCTTCAGTTcttaaaaagtgctttgcagataaCACCATTATCTGCTGTCCTACATCACCAGATGGCACTTTGTTACAGGGATCAAATGCTCCTGATAAAGAGAACTACAATAAATCAATTTCAAGGGAGACAACGTTTtggaagaatgattaaatcagCCTTGTTTCACTTTAAAAAGGCAGTCGAGTACAAGCCTGGGTTTGTGTTGGCTTATATAGGTTTGGCCAACATGTATGCAGAAGCAGGTGACTACGTAAATGCGGAAGAAAACTTTCAGAGAATATTGCACATGGAGCAGCTTGAGGATGTGAGGAAGCAAGAGATCCACTTCCATTATGGCCGCTTTCAGGAATTACACAGGAGGTCTGAGACTAATGCCCTCACTCACTACTTAGAaggat is drawn from Dromiciops gliroides isolate mDroGli1 chromosome 2, mDroGli1.pri, whole genome shotgun sequence and contains these coding sequences:
- the LOC122742043 gene encoding interferon-induced protein with tetratricopeptide repeats 1-like produces the protein MSEMFEGSPSRDVLLQLRCHFTWDLSRGDLDLPDLENRIVQEIEFLDTKFNVGIHSTLAYVKHLKRQNEEALESLRKAEELIQRDHTEQAEIQSLVAWGNYAWIYYHMGRLPEAQTYLDKVEASCKKLSSPSRYSVELPEIDCEEGWALLKFGGRYYERAKVCFQKALQLKPDNPAFVTGFAIAVYRLDEFFRGDPRSVSLEPLRQAVMLHPEDTYIKALLALKLQDQNQEEEGERYMQEALSAMSSRPYVLRYAAKFYRIKGSLEKALQFLKSALQITPLSAVLHHQMALCYRDQMLLIKRTTINQFQGRQRFGRMIKSALFHFKKAVEYKPGFVLAYIGLANMYAEAGDYVNAEENFQRILHMEQLEDVRKQEIHFHYGRFQELHRRSETNALTHYLEGLKVKKETYVRQLLLVAVEKLVVRQLRRNRDNVENLFLPDFVHEESEKSKNCEAQR